A genomic window from Glycine max cultivar Williams 82 chromosome 17, Glycine_max_v4.0, whole genome shotgun sequence includes:
- the LOC100795083 gene encoding uncharacterized protein, whose amino-acid sequence MDKDARVEETVDLRTNVELVRSVSDKHHDLLRPSARNYSRGQSTDTTGRGKGKYALIRDPEDFQMGVYDKPLPCFGCGIGWFSFLFGFLCPPMWFYATILYFGNHYRKDPRERAGLGASAIAALVCSVTSLIIGVILVLRYLYF is encoded by the exons ATGGATAAAG ATGCTAGGGTGGAAGAGACTGTTGATTTGCGAACCAATGTGGAGTTGGTGAGATCAGTCTCTGATAAGCATCATGATCTTTTAAGGCCATCTGCTCGGAACTATTCAAGAG GACAATCAACAGATACAACTGGCCGTGGAAAGGGAAAGTATGCCTTAATTAGAGACCCAGAGGACTTCCAAATGGGAGTTTATGATAAGCCCCTTCCATGTTTTGGATGTGGAATCGGATGGTTCTC ATTTCTTTTTGGATTTCTATGCCCTCCTATGTGGTTCTATGCTACAATTCTCTATTTTGGAAATCACTATCGGAAGGATCCTAGGGAGCGAGCAGGGCTGGGAGCCTCTGCAATTGCT GCATTAGTGTGTTCTGTAACGTCGCTGATAATTGGAGTAATTCTTGTGTTGCGGTACCTCTATTTCTAA
- the LOC100790703 gene encoding LYAR-type C2HC zinc finger protein — MVWFQCEDCGDNLKKPKLSSHFRTCSAYKLSCIDCGEIFGRDTVQDHTQCITEAEKYGPKGQGKTFNVATAKPNKDSKQRPEVDINVGLSDRPPWFCSLCNTKATSKQTLLLHADGKKHRAKARAFHASKQPPVEADKSATDAKVAVEIAPNDEVRDDKIGELPKLQESSKQNNSKPGNEISSAKKKRKLEALEDDLIKKTKNDTSVDMGNGEVIQGEESNFKKEGSAVKNKIKWKKFIKSALKSHPDGILKMKKLRKVVLKALQESGIAVDDEAELSEALEQKINSSSRFAVENKYVRLLAKD, encoded by the exons ATGGTTTGGTTTCAATGCGAAGATTGCGGAGACAACCTCAAAAAGCCCAAGTTGTCTAGTCACTTCCGAACTTGCTCTGCCTACAAA TTGTCGTGCATTGACTGTGGGGAAATATTTGGGCGTGATACCGTTCAGGATCACACGCAGTGTATCACAGAAGCG GAGAAATATGGACCAAAAGGCCAAGGAAAAACTTTTAACGTTGCAACTGCCAAGCCTAATAAGGATAGCAAGCAAAGGCCTGAAGTTGATATTAATGTGGGGTTATCTGATCGGCCTCCTTGGTTCTGTAG TCTCTGCAATACGAAAGCTACAAGTAAGCAAACACTTCTTCTCCATGCGGATGGAAAGAAACACAGGGCAAAGGCTAGAGCATTCCATGCTTCAAAGCAACCACCAGTCGAGGCAGACAAATCTGCCACTGATGCAAAGGTTGCTGTGGAGATTGCTCCTAATGATGAGGTGAGAGATGACAAAATTGGAGAGCTGCCAAAACTGCAAGAATCTTCTAAACAAAATAACTCAAAACCAGGGAATGAAATTTCATCagcaaagaaaaagaggaaactTGAAGCATTGGAGGATGACCTTATTAAGAAAACCAAGAATGACACTTCAGTTGACATGGGAAATGGAGAAGTAATTCAGGGTGAAGAGAGCAATTTCAAGAAAGAAGGGAGTGctgtcaaaaataaaattaaatggaaGAAGTTCATTAAATCAGCCTTGAAATCT CATCCTGATGGAATTTTGAAGATGAAGAAACTGAGAAAAGTTGTCCTCAAAGCACTGCAGGAATCTGGCATTGCAGTGGATGATGAAGCTGAATTGAGTGAGGCGCTTGAGCAGAAG ATCAATTCCAGCTCCAGATTTGCAGTTGAGAACAAGTATGTGCGACTGCTGGCCAAAGATTGA
- the LOC100791764 gene encoding WD repeat-containing protein VIP3 — MKLGGLKSVENAHDDSVWAVTWVPATANRPPLLLTGSLDETVRLWRSDDLVLDRTNTGHCLGVASVAAHPLGSVAASSSLDSFVRVFDVDSNATIATLEAPPSEVWQMRFDPKGAILAVAGGGSASVKLWDTSSWELVATLSIPRPEGQKPTDKSGSKKFVLSVAWSPDGKRLACGSMDGTISVFDVPRAKFLHHLEGHFMPVRSLVYSPYDPRLLFTASDDGNVHMYDAEGKALIGTMSGHASWVLCVDVSPDGAAIATGSSDRSVRLWDLNMRASVQTMSNHSDQVWGVAFRPPGGSDVRGGRLASVSDDKSISLYDYS, encoded by the exons ATGAAGCTGGGTGGACTGAAATCGGTGGAGAACGCGCACGATGATTCGGTGTGGGCGGTCACCTGGGTACCCGCAACCGCCAACCGACCACCGCTCCTCCTAACCGGTTCCCTCGACGAGACCGTCAGGCTCTGGCGCTCCGACGACCTCGTTTTGGACCGCACCAACACCGGCCACTGCCTCGGCGTCGCCTCCGTCGCCGCCCACCCCCTCGGCTCTGTCGCCGCCTCCTCCTCCCTCGACAGCTTCGTCCGCGTCTTCGATGTCGATTCCAACGCCACCATCGCCACCCTCGAGGCTCCTCCCTCTGAAGTTTGGCAAATGCGCTTCGATCCCAAG GGTGCCATTCTAGCAGTTGCTGGCGGAGGTAGTGCATCTGTCAAGCTTTGGGACACTTCCTCATGGGAACTTGTTGCCACTCTGTCAATTCCTCGTCCAGAAGGACAGAAGCCCACAGACAAAAGTGGCAGCAAAAAATTTGTGCTATCAGTTGCATGGAGTCCTGATGGGAAACGACTTGCTTGTGGTTCAATGGATGGCACCATTTCAGTTTTTGATGTGCCCCGCGCCAAATTTCTGCATCACCTTGAAGGTCACTTCATGCCTGTGCGATCTCTTGTTTATTCTCCTTATGATCCAAGGCTGCTGTTTACAGCTTCGGATGATGGAAACGTCCACATGTATGATGCTGAGGGAAAAGCTTTAATTGGGACCATGTCAGGTCATGCTAGTTGGGTACTGTGTGTGGACGTCAGCCCAGATGGGGCAGCCATTGCTACAGGTTCAAGTGATAGATCTGTAAGGCTATGGGATCTTAACATGAGGGCATCTGTGCAGACAATGAGCAATCATTCAGACCAGGTATGGGGAGTTGCATTTAGACCACCTGGAGGGAGTGATGTGCGAGGTGGTCGACTTGCTAGTGTATCAGATGACAAGAGCATATCACTGTATGATTATTCCTGA
- the LOC100802159 gene encoding protein phosphatase 2C 56, producing the protein MEEISSSVAVPFTLGVGNLIQKESAVTTHMEITGLKLMANTAAAALMLNPAVECLKENQVGAAALVSEMVIECESNWVLNESHNQAIKEDELMLAVDFQSLHSSSSQSVANGKSDPCREEAAALKSSFSEIDSPIMIKVDDDVDGKSGISELCPSMKPPVEETVSVAMDITSEDQSGSDESDPKPSAVLLDQLPGESKTWRTGNPNALELNSGPLWGCSSICGMRQEMEDAISVKPRLFQVSSQMLVNDHVNENEKQSLAHFFAVYDGHGGLQVANYCQERLHSKLIEEIETAQSTSAETNGRGDWQDQWKKAFINCFQKMDDDVGGIGASNRGNNSGGSESNIKTVAPETAGSTAVVAILSQTHIIVANCGDSRTVLYRGKEAMPLSSDHKPNREDEWARIEAAGGRVIHWKGYRVLGVLAMSRSIGDRYLKPWVIPEPEVNIVRREKNDECLILASDGLWDVMTNEEACEVANKRILLWHKKFGDNGPTGRSEGADPAAQSAAEYLTKLAIHRGSQDNISVIVIDLKAQRKIKRKP; encoded by the exons ATGGAGGAAATATCTTCTAGTGTTGCAGTACCTTTTACACTTGGTGttggaaatttgattcaaaaggAGTCCGCGGTGACGACTCACATGGAGATAACTGGGCTGAAGCTCATGGCAAATACAGCAGCGGCTGCTTTAATGTTAAATCCTGCAGTGGAGTGTTTAAAGGAGAATCAAGTTGGAGCTGCTGCTCTTGTCTCAGAAATGGTTATTGAATGTGAGAGTAATTGGGTCTTGAATGAAAGCCATAACCAGGCAATAAAGGAAGATGAATTGATGTTAGCAGTGGATTTTCAGTCTCTGCATAGTTCAAGCTCTCAATCTGTGGCTAATGGCAAAAGTGATCCTTGTAGGGAGGAAGCTGCAGCATTGAAGAGTAGTTTTTCTGAAATAGATTCACCAATCATGATCAAggttgatgatgatgttgatggTAAGTCCGGAATAAGCGAGCTGTGTCCATCAATGAAGCCGCCAGTGGAGGAAACAGTTTCTGTTGCTATGGATATTACTAGTGAGGATCAAAGTGGATCAGATGAGTCTGATCCTAAACCATCTGCTGTGCTTCTTGATCAGTTGCCAGGGGAGAGTAAAACATGGAGAACAGGCAACCCAAATGCTTTGGAATTGAATAGTGGACCTCTCTGGGGTTGTTCATCAATTTGTGGAATGAGGCAGGAGATGGAAGATGCTATTTCTGTTAAGCCTCGACTTTTTCAAGTTTCTTCACAGATGCTAGTGAATGACCATGTGAATGAGAACGAAAAACAGTCACTAGCCCACTTTTTTGCTGTCTATGATGGACATGGGGGCCTTCAG gTTGCCAATTACTGCCAGGAACGTCTTCATTCAAAATTGATTGAGGAGATAGAGACTGCACAATCAACTTCGGCTGAAACAAATGGGAGAGGTGATTGGCAGGACCAATGGAAGAAAGCATTTATCAATTGTTTTCAGAAAATGGATGATGATGTGGGAGGAATTGGTGCAAGTAACAGGGGAAACAACAGTGGTGGGTCTGAGTCTAATATTAAAACTGTTGCTCCTGAGACTGCTGGCTCCACTGCAGTGGTTGCCATTTTAAGCCAAACCCACATCATAGTTGCAAACTGTGGAGATTCAAGAACTGTCTTATACCGTGGAAAAGAAGCCATGCCATTGTCTTCTGACCACAAA CCAAATAGAGAGGACGAGTGGGCTAGGATAGAAGCTGCGGGAGGAAGAGTCATACATTGGAAAGGATATCGAGTTCTTGGTGTCTTGGCAATGTCAAGGTCCATAG GTGATAGATACCTGAAACCATGGGTAATTCCAGAACCCGAAGTCAATATTGTGCGTCGAGAGAAAAACGATGAGTGTCTCATTCTAGCAAGTGATGGTTTATGGGATGTAATGACAAATGAAGAAGCATGTGAGGTTGCAAATAAGCGAATCCTTCTTTGGCACAAGAAGTTTGGTGACAATGGCCCAACAGGACGCAGTGAAGGAGCTGATCCTGCAGCTCAGTCCGCCGCAGAGTATCTAACTAAGCTTGCCATCCACAGGGGAAGCCAAGATAACATCTCTGTAATTGTGATAGACTTAAAGgctcaaagaaaaattaagagaaagcCATAA
- the LOC100788585 gene encoding threonine synthase 1, chloroplastic, whose translation MLSSLLNPSFTTTLPIHSILIPNNRRASTVVSCTSSHLTTNNHSHVSSPPNIKDEARRRPAAENDFTAKYVPFNAGFDSPETYSLDEIVYRSRSGGLLDVQHDMEALGRFDGAYWRALFDSRVGKTTWPYGSGVWSKKEWVLPEIDPDDIVSAFEGNSNLFWAERFGKQFVGMNDLWVKHCGISHTGSFKDLGMTVLVSQVNRLRKMNRPVVGVGCASTGDTSAALSAYCASAGIPSIVFLPANKISTAQLIQPVSNGSLVLSINTDFDGCMKLIREITAELPIYLANSLNSLRLEGQKTAAIEILQQFNWEVPDWVIVPGGNLGNIYAFYKGFKMCKELGLVERIPRLVCAQAANANPLYLHYKNGFKDFNAVKAETTFASAIQIGDPVSIDRAVHALRNTEGIVEEATEEELMDAMVQADSTGMFICPHTGVALAALIKLRNRGVIGAGERVVVVSTAHGLKFAQSKIDYHSGLIPGMGRYANPLVSVKADFGSVMDVLKDFLHNKSPDFNKS comes from the coding sequence atgttGTCTTCTCTGCTGAACCCTTCCTTCACCACCACCCTTCCAATCCATTCAATTTTAATCCCTAATAACCGCCGCGCCTCCACCGTAGTATCATGCACCTCCTCACACCTCACCACCAACAACCACTCCCATGTTTCTTCGCCGCCGAACATCAAGGACGAGGCCCGCCGCCGCCCCGCGGCGGAGAACGACTTCACGGCGAAGTACGTCCCCTTCAACGCCGGCTTCGACTCGCCGGAAACCTACTCGCTCGACGAAATCGTGTACCGCAGCCGTTCCGGCGGACTCCTCGACGTGCAGCATGACATGGAGGCTTTAGGGCGCTTCGACGGCGCGTACTGGCGCGCGCTGTTCGACTCGCGCGTGGGGAAGACGACGTGGCCGTACGGGTCCGGCGTGTGGAGCAAGAAGGAGTGGGTCCTACCAGAAATAGACCCTGACGACATCGTTTCCGCCTTCGAAGGCAACTCGAATCTCTTCTGGGCGGAACGCTTCGGGAAACAGTTCGTGGGAATGAACGATTTGTGGGTGAAGCACTGCGGAATCAGCCACACCGGAAGCTTCAAGGATCTCGGCATGACCGTTCTCGTCAGCCAGGTCAACCGCCTCCGCAAAATGAACCGCCCCGTCGTCGGCGTCGGCTGCGCCTCCACCGGCGATACTTCCGCCGCGCTCTCCGCCTACTGCGCTTCCGCCGGAATCCCCTCCATCGTCTTCCTCCCCGCCAACAAGATCTCCACCGCGCAACTAATCCAACCGGTTTCAAACGGCTCTTTAGTCTTAAGCATCAACACCGATTTTGACGGCTGCATGAAGCTGATTCGTGAAATCACCGCCGAATTACCCATCTATTTGGCGAATTCGTTGAACAGTTTGCGTCTGGAGGGTCAAAAAACCGCTGCAATTGAGATTCTGCAGCAGTTCAACTGGGAGGTGCCGGATTGGGTTATTGTACCCGGGGGCAATCTGGGAAATATTTATGCTTTTTACAAGGGTTTTAAGATGTGCAAGGAATTAGGGCTTGTGGAGAGGATTCCAAGGCTAGTGTGTGCTCAGGCTGCGAATGCAAACCCTTTGTATTTGCACTACAAGAATGGGTTTAAGGATTTTAACGCTGTGAAGGCTGAGACTACTTTTGCTTCTGCTATTCAGATAGGGGATCCTGTTTCAATTGACAGGGCAGTGCATGCTCTGAGGAACACGGAGGGGATCGTGGAGGAGGCAACAGAGGAGGAGCTGATGGATGCAATGGTGCAGGCTGATTCCACTGGAATGTTCATATGTCCACACACTGGGGTGGCTCTGGCGGCGCTTATTAAGCTGAGGAATCGTGGGGTTATCGGTGCCGGTGAGAGGGTTGTGGTGGTGAGCACTGCACATGGATTGAAGTTTGCACAGAGCAAGATTGATTATCATTCTGGGCTCATTCCTGGAATGGGCCGCTATGCTAACCCGCTGGTTTCGGTTAAGGCGGATTTTGGATCGGTCATGGATGTTCTCAAGGATTTCTTGCACAACAAGTCCCCCGACTTTAACAAGTCTTGA
- the MAPKK2 gene encoding mitogen-activated protein kinase kinase MAPKK2: MKKGNLGLGLKLSVPVSDQSNFAKFLTESGTFKDGDLLVNRDGVRIVSQNDVEAPPPIKPTDNQLALADIDVIKVVGKGNGGVVQLVQHKWTSQFFALKVIQMNIEESMRKQITQELKINQQAQCPYVVVCYQSFYENGVISIILEYMDGGSLADLLKKVKTIPESYLAAICKQVLKGLVYLHHERHIIHRDLKPSNLLINHIGEVKITDFGVSAIMESTSGQANTFIGTCNYMSPERINGSQEGYNFKSDIWSLGLILLECALGRFPYAPPDQSETWESIYELIEAIVEKPPPSPPSEQFSTEFCSFISACLQKDPKDRLSAQELMAHPFVNMYDDLEVDLSAYFSNAGSPLATL, from the exons ATGAAGAAAGGAAACTTGGGTCTTGGTCTCAAACTCTCAGTTCCTGTGTCTGATCAATCTAATTTTGCCAAGTTCCT GACTGAAAGTGGGACTTTTAAGGATGGGGATCTGCTTGTCAACAGGGATGGAGTTCGAATTGTCTCTCAGAATGATGTCGAAGCT CCACCTCCAATCAAGCCTACAGACAACCAGTTAGCTTTAGCAGACATAGATGTAATCAAAGTTGTTGGAAAGGGAAATGGAGGGGTAGTCCAATTGGTACAACACAAATGGACTAGTCAGTTTTTTGCGTTGAAG GTAATTCAGATGAATATTGAGGAGTCTATGCGCAAGCAGATTACACAAGAGCTGAAAATTAATCAACAAGCACAATGCCCTTATGTTGTTGTCTGTTACCAATCATTCTATGAAAACGGTGTCATATCAATCATCTTAGAGTACATGGATGGAGGTTCCTTAGCTGATCTGCTGAAGAAAGTTAAAACAATTCCAGAGTCTTATCTTGCTGCCATCTGTAAGCAG GTGCTGAAGGGTCTAGTTTATCTCCACCACGAAAGGCATATTATCCACAGAGACTTAAAACCTTCTAATTTGTTAATAAATCATATTGGTGAAGTAAAGATCACTGACTTTGGTGTGAGTGCAATTATGGAAAGTACATCTGGTCAAGCAAATACTTTCATTGGAACCTGCAACTATATGTCT CCAGAGAGAATCAATGGAAGCCAGGAAGGCTACAACTTCAAAAGTGATATATGGAGTTTGGGACTAATATTACTTGAGTGTGCTTTGGGTCGGTTTCCATATGCACCGCCTGATCAAAGCGAAACATGGGAAAGCATTTATGAGCTTATTGAAGCCATTGTTGAGAAACCTCCTCCTAGTCCTCCATCTGAACAATTTTCTACAGAATTTTGCTCATTTATCTCTGCATG TCTTCAGAAAGACCCAAAGGATCGGCTGTCAGCTCAGGAATTAATG GCACATCCTTTTGTCAACATGTATGATGACTTGGAAGTGGATCTTTCAGCTTACTTCTCGAATGCAGGATCTCCTCTTGCAACCTTATAA